The sequence below is a genomic window from Kitasatospora kifunensis.
CCATAGGGCGATAGCACACCGGTTCGTCTTCGAGTGAGGTCTCACGTGTCCACCAGCACTCCCGCTTCCGCCGACCAGCCGCAGATCGGTACCGCCCGGGTCAAGCGCGGCATGGCCGAGCAGCTCAAGGGCGGTGTGATCATGGACGTGGTCAACGCCGAGCAGGCCAAGATCGCCGAGGATGCCGGTGCGGTCGCCGTCATGGCACTGGAGCGGGTCCCGGCCGACATCCGCAAGGACGGCGGCGTGGCCCGGATGTCCGACCCGGACATGATCGACGGCATCATCAACGCCGTCTCCATCCCGGTCATGGCCAAGTCCCGGATCGGCCACTTCGTCGAGGCCCAGGTGCTGCAGGCACTCGGCGTCGACTACATCGACGAGTCCGAGGTCCTCACCCCGGCCGACGAGGTCAACCACTCCGACAAGTGGGCGTTCACCACCCCCTTCGTCTGTGGTGCCACCAACCTCGGTGAGGCGCTGCGCCGGGTCGCCGAGGGCGCGGCCATGATCCGCTCCAAGGGCGAGGCCGGCACCGGCAACGTGGTCGAGGCCGTGCGTCACATGCGCCAGATCAACGCCGACATCCGCCGCCTGACCACCCTGGACGAGAACGAGCTCTACGTCGCGGCCAAGAACCTGCAGGCCCCGTACGAGCTGGTCAAGGAGGTCGCGCAGCTGGGCAAGCTCCCGGTCGTGCTGTTCTCCGCGGGTGGCGTGGCCACCCCGGCCGACGCGGCGCTGATGATGCAGCTGGGCGCCGAGGGCGTCTTCGTCGGCTCCGGCATCTTCAAGTCGGGCGACCCGGCCAAGCGCGCGGCCGCCGTGGTGAAGGCCACCACCTTCTTCGACGACCCGAAGGTGATCGCGGACGTCTCCCGCGGTCTGGGCGAGGCCATGGTCGGCATCAACTGCGACACCCTGCCCGAGACCGAGCGCTACGCCAACCGCGGCTGGTAGTCAGCCCGCGCCCGTCGGCCCGCCGCGCACCTGGGGTCGCGGCGGGCCGCTCCGTGCGGCCCGGTCGGCCGGGCCGCACCGAATCGCAGTACCGACGTGAAGAGGAAATCCACCGTGTCGAGCAGTACTCCCGTCATCGGCGTCCTGGCCCTGCAGGGCGATGTCCGTGAGCACCTGATCGCGCTCGCCGAGGCGGACGCTCTGGCCCGTCCGGTCCGCAGGGCCGAGGAACTGGCCGAGGTCGACGCCCTGGTGATACCCGGCGGCGAGTCCACCACGATGTCCAACCTGGCGCTGGCCTTCGGGCTGATGGAGCCGCTGCGCGCGCGGGTGGCGGCGGGGATGCCGGTCTACGGCTCCTGCGCGGGCATGATCATGCTGGCCGAGAAGATCCTGGACGGGCGCGAGGACCAGCAGAGCGTGGGCGGCATCGACATGACGGTGCGCCGCAACGCCTTCGGTCGGCAGAACGAGTCCTTCGAGTCCGCGATCGCCTTCGAGGGTCTGGACGGCGAGCCGGTGCACGGCGTGTTCATCCGGGCTCCGTGGGTGGAGTCGGTGGGCGCCGGTGTCGAGGTGCTGGCCGAGCTGCCGGCCGCCGACGGTGCCGAGAGCCGGATCGTGGCGGTGCGTCAGGGCAACCTGCTGGCCACCTCCTTCCACCCCGAGCTGACGGGTGACCACCGGGTGCACGCGCTCTTCGCGCGGATGGTCGAGCAGGCGCTGGAATCGGCGCGGGTCTGACCACTGCCCAGCGCGCCGGTTCGACACCGGTAAGATCTCCCCTGTTTCATTTCCCTTTGGCGACGTAAAGGAGCTGGTGATGTCCGGCCACTCTAAGTGGGCTACCACGAAGCACAAGAAGGCCGCGATCGACGCCAAGCGCGGCAAGCTCTTCGCCAAGATGATCAAGAACATCGAGGTGGCGGCGCGCACCGGCGGCGGCGACCCGGCCGGCAACCCGACGCTCTACGACGCCATCCAGAAGGCCAAGAAGAGCTCGCTCCCGATCGACAACATCAACCGCGCGGTCAAGCGTGGTTCGGGTGTCGAGGCCGGCGGGGCGGACTACTCGACGATCATGTACGAGGGCTACGGCCCCAACGGTGTCGCTGTGCTGATCGAGTGCCTCACCGACAACCGCAACCGCGCCGCCTCCGACGTGCGGGTGGCGATGACCCGCAACGGCGGTTCGATGGCCGACCCGGGCTCGGTGTCGTACCTGTTCAACCGCAAGGGCGTGGTGATCGTCCCGAAGAGCGAGGGCGTGGACGAGGACAAGGTCCTCGAGGTCGTCCTGGAGGCCGGTCTGGACGTCGAGGAGGTCAACGACCTCGGCGACACCCTCGAGGTGATCTCCGAGGCGGCCGACCTGGTCAAGGTCCGCACCGCGCTGGTGGACGGCGGGCTCGACTACGACTCGGCCGACGCCAACTTCGTGCCCAGCATGCAGGTCGAGGTCGACCTGGAAGGCGCGCGCAAGGTCCTCAAGCTGATCGACGCGCTGGAGGACAGCGACGACGTGCAGAACGTCTTCGCCAACTTCGACATCCCCGACGCGGTGGGCGAGCAGCTCGACGCGGAGTGAGCTGACCCCTGGTCAGCGTGACGGTAACCGGCCCGGCGGTCCTCAGGGACCGCCGGGCCGGTGTCTTTTGCGGCGCTGTCGCAGTGTGCGGCTATGGTCTGAGAGCTGGCCGTGCATCCAGGCTCCGAGCCGGCGGGACTGACAGAGGGTGGGAGTGTGCGGGTACTGGGTGTGGACCCTGGGTTGACCAGGTGCGGCGTCGGCGTGGTCGACGGCGCGCCGGGTCAACCGCTGCGCATGGTCGGGGTCGGCGTGGTGCGCACCCCGGCCGAGGAGGAGGTCCCGCGTCGGCTGCTGGCGATCGAGCAGGGCCTGGAGAGCTGGCTGGACGCCCACCGCCCCGACATCGTGGCCATCGAGCGGGTCTTCGCCCAGCACAACGTGCGCACCGTGATGGGCACCGCGCAGGCCAGCGCGGTCGCCATGCTCTGCGCCACCCGGCGCGGCCTGCCGGTGGTGCTGCACACCCCCAGTGAGGTCAAGGCCGCCGTCACCGGGTCGGGGCGGGCCGACAAGGCGCAGGTCACCGCGATGGTGACCAGGCTGCTGCGGCTGGACGCACCGCCCAAGCCGGCCGACGCCGCCGACGCGCTGGCGCTGTCGATCTGCCACATCTGGCGCGGCAGCGCGAGCGCCAAGCTCGCCGCCGCGCTGGCCGGCACGACGTCTTCCGTTCGTCCTGCTCGTCCCGCTCGCAAGGAGTACCGCGCGTGATCGCCTTCGTCCAGGGCCCGGTCATGGCCCTCGCCCCGGGTAGTGCCGTCGTCGAGGTGGGCGGTGTGGGGCTGGCGGTGCAGTGCACCCCGACCACGCTGGCCGCGCTGCGGTTGGGCGAGCCGGCCAAGCTGGCCACCTCGCTGGTGGTCCGGGAGGACTCGCTGACCCTCTACGGTTTCGCGGACGAGGACGAGCGGGCCACCTTCGAGGTGTTGCAGGCAGCCCCCGGGGTCGGGCCGCGGCTGGCCCAGGCGATGCTCGGCGTGCACAGCCCCGAGGCGCTGCGGGTCGCGGTGGCCGGCGGGGACGAGCGGGCGCTGATCAAGGTGCCCGGGATCGGTAAGGCCAAGGCGGCCAAGCTGCTGCTGGAGTACAAGGACAAGCTCGGCCACCCGCACGGCACCGTGGTCCCGGCGCAGCAGCCGGCCGCCGGCGCTCCCGCGCCGTGGAGCGAGCAGCTGCACGCGGCCCTGGTCGGCCTCGGCTACGCGCCGCGCGAGGCGGAGGAGGCGGTGGTGGCGGTCACCCCGGAGGCCGAGGCGCAGCAGCGCACCGACGTCGGCGCGCTGCTCAAGGCCGCGCTGCGCAGCCTGAACCGTACGCGCTAGTCGCACCGCAAGCCGTCCCCTTATCCCCCTGACGACTCGTCACTTTGTCGACTTGGAGCCCGCCCTGATGAGCCCGTACGACTCCGATCCCGAAGGCCGGCTGGTGGCAGCCGCCGCCGACGATGCGGACCAGGCGGTCGAGGCGGCGCTGCGTCCCAAGCTGCTGGAGGAGTTCATCGGCCAGGAGCGGGTGCGCGAGCAGCTCTCGCTGGTGCTGCGGGCGGCCCGCAAGCGTGGGGCGGCGCCCGATCACGTGCTGCTCAGCGGGCCGCCCGGGCTGGGCAAGACCACCCTGTCGATGATCATCGCGGCCGAGTTGAACGCGCCGATCCGGATCACCTCGGGGCCGGCCATCCAGCACGCCGGCGACCTGGCCGCGATCCTCTCCTCGCTGACCGAGGGCGAGGTGCTCTTCCTCGACGAGATCCACCGGATGTCGCGGCCCGCCGAGGAGATGCTCTACATGGCGATGGAGGACTTCCGGGTCGACGTGATCGTCGGCAAGGGTCCGGGCGCCACCGCGATCCCGCTGGAGCTGCCGCCGTTCACCCTGGTCGGCGCCACCACCCGGGCGGGCCTGCTGCCGCCGCCGCTGCGCGACCGCTTCGGCTTCACCGGCCACATGGAGTTCTACGCCCCCGCCGAGCTGGAGCGGGTGGTGCACCGCTCGGCCGCGCTGCTGGACGTGGAGATCGACCCGATCGGCGCCGCCGAGATCGCCGGGCGCTCCCGGGGCACGCCGCGGATCGCCAACCGGCTGCTGCGCCGGGTGCGCGACTACGCGCAGGTGGAGCACGACGGGCGGATCACCCAGCAGATCGCCGCCAAGGCGCTCGCGGTCTACGAGGTGGACGCACGTGGTCTGGACCGGTTGGACCGGGCGGTGCTGGACGCGCTGCTGCGGCTGTTCGGCGGTGGCCCGGTGGGCCTGTCCACGCTGGCCGTCGCGGTGGGTGAGGAGGCGGAGACGGTCGAGGAGGTGGCCGAGCCGTTCCTGGTCCGCGAGGGCCTGCTGGCCCGCACTCCCCGTGGGCGGGTCGCCACCGCGGCGGCCTGGCAGCACCTGGGCCTGACCCCGCCGGCCCAGCCGCTGGGCGGCCGCTCGGCGCTGCCGGGGCAGCAGCAGTTCTTCGCACCCGAATCGACACCCGAACCCGTGCCGGGGCGGGATGCGGCGGAATCCGCCGAGGACTGACCGTGTCGGGGACTCGCCACCTTTGGCGGCAGGATGCGATGCTTGGCGTTGTCCGATCAGAGCGGGTCTCCTAGACTTCGCCGGACCGCCCCGTCTCACCTGCCGGGCCGACCATCGCCACTGGCCATTCATCGGATGGCCCGTAAAGGACCTTTCTGCTGTGAATCTCATCATTCTTCTCCTCCCGATCGCCGCGATCTTCCTGATGTTCCGATCGCAGAAGAAGCGGCAGGCGCAGGCCCAGCAGATGCAGTCGGCCATGGAGCCGGGCTCGGCGGTGCGCACCATCGGCGGCATGTACGCGCTGGTCAAGTCGGTCAACGACGGCTCCGTCGAGCTGGAGATCGCCCCCGGCGTGGTGACCCACTTCTCCAAGAGCGCGATCGCCGCGGTGATCGACCCGCAGGAGTACGACGAGATCATCAACGGCCGTCCCGAGGAGGACGAGTCCGCTGAGCTCGCCGACGAGGCCATCGAGGAGATCGACTCCATCGAGGCCGACTCCGTCGAGGACGCGCACGAGCAGGAGAGCATCAGCCTGGCGAAGGCTGACAGCGACAAGCCCGCAGCCAAGTAGCACGGACGGTCTGCACCACTTTCACGGTTGTCCGCGGTCAGCGCCGCCTCCTACCTCAGTGCGGGTCGGCGGCGCTGAGTCGGCGGCATGGGACAGGGAGAAACGAGCAAGGTGGCAGCACCCAAGTCGCGCCCGCGCGACGGTTATCCAGGAAGGGCGCTGGCCCTGATCCTGGTGGTCACCGTCGGACTGGTCGCCCTCATGTTCGGGACAGGCCACAAGACGCCTCGCCTCGGGATCGATCTCGCGGGTGGCACCAGCATCACGCTGACTGCTTCCTCGCAGGACAAGGCCGCGATCAACCAGGCCAACATGAACACCGCGGTCGGCATCATCCAGAAGCGCGTCAACGCCTTCGGTGTCTCCGAGGCTGAAGTTCAGACCCAGGGCAGCGACAACATCATCGTTGACATCCCCAAGGGCACGAACAGTCAGCAGGCTGCCCAGCAGGTCGGTACCACGGCCAAGCTGTACTTCCGCCCGGTGCTGGCGGAAGCGCCCAGCGGGGTGACCCTGCCTCCCGCCAGCCCCAGCGCGAAGCCCTCCACCAGTGGCTCGGCGAGCCCGTCCGCCAGCGGTTCGGCCAGCGCCTCCGCCGGCGGTTCGGCGAGCCCGAGCACCGGGGCGTCCGCCGCCGGCTCGCCGAGCGGTTCGCCCGGCTCCGCTTCGCCCAGCGCGAGCAAGGCCGGCAAGGCGCTCTCCGAGGGCCTGCTGGCCGCTGACCCCAGCGGCACGCCGAGCGCGGGCGCCTCCGGCAGCCCGTCGGCCTCGGCCTCCGGCAGCCCCTCCGCCGCGCAGTCCTCGCTGCCCCCCGTGCCGACCACCCCGCCCGTGCCGACCAGCCCCGCCGACATCTCGGCCGCGCTGACCCAGGGCACCCCGCCGCCCGACCTGGCGCAGCAGTTCGCCGCGCTGGACTGCTCGGACCCCACCCAGCGCAAGGACTACCAGGGCGTCGACCCGACCAAGAACACGGTCGCCTGCTCCTACGACAAGGAGGCCGGCGCCACGGGGTCCGGCTGGTACAAGTTCGCGCTCGGCCCGGTTGCGGTCAACGGCTCGGACGTCTCCAAGGCGGCGGCCGGCTTCGACACCCAGCACGCCTCCGGCTGGCAGGTCCAGCTGACCTTCAACGACGCCGGCTCCAAGGCGTTCGCCACCACCACCGGTGCCCTGGCCACCCAGCAGTCCCCGGCCAACCAGTTCGCCATCGTGCTGGACGGCAAGGTGGTCTCGCACCCCTACGTCAGCCAGTCGATCAGCGGCAACGCCGTGATCTCCGGCAACTTCAGCCAGGACGACGCCAACAACCTGGCCAACGTGCTGAGCTTCGGCGCGCTGCCGCTGAGCTTCAACCAGAGCAACATGACCACGGTGAGCCCGCAGCTGGGCGGTGACCAGCTGCACGCCGGTCTGCTGGCCGGTGCGATCGGCCTGGCGCTGGTCGTCCTCTACTCGCTGATCTACTACCGCGGCCTGGGTCTGGTCTCGATCGCCGGTCTGGTGGTCTCCTCGATCCTGACCTACACGATCATGTGCCTGCTCGGCGCGGGGATCGGCTTCGCGCTGAACCTACCGGCGGTCTGCGGTGCGATCGTGGCGATCGGTATCACCGCGGACTCCTTCATCGTGTACTTCGAACGCATCCGCGACGAGGTCCGCGAGGGCGCCCAGCTGCGTCCGGCCGTGCAGCGCGCCTGGCCGCGGGCCCGGCGCACCATCCTGGTCTCCGACTTCGTGTCGCTGCTCTGTGCCGTGGTGCTGTACATCTGCTCGGTCGGCAAGGTTCAGGGCTTCGCGTTCACGCTGGGCCTGACCACCGTGCTCGACGTCGTGGTGATCTTCCTCTTCACCAAGCCGCTGATCACGCTGCTGGCCCGCCGCAAGTTCTTCGCGAACGGTCACCCGTGGTCCGGTCTGGACCCGAAGCGTCTGGGCGCCCGCCCGCCGGTGCGCGGCGGCCGCCGTCGCCCCGCCACCTCCGCCGCCGTCAAGGAGGCCTGACGTCGTGTCACGCTTCAGCAACCTCGGCCACCGCCTCTACCAGGGCGAGGTCAGCTTCGACTTCGTCGGTCGGCGCAAGCTCTGGTACAGCATCTCCGCCGCGATCGCGTTGGCGGCGGTGATCGGCCTGACCACCGTCGGGCTGCACCTGGGCATCGAGTTCAAGGGCGGCTCGGTCTACACGATCAAGAAGCCCGGCCTGACGATCAGTCAGGCGCAGGACTCGGTCGACAAGATCGTCGGTGACTCGACGCCGCAGGTGCAGGCCACCGGTGACGGTCAGATCCGGATCCAGGTCAGCGCCGGCGAGAAGACCCCCTCGAACGAGGTCGTCCAGAAGCTCTCCAGCGACCTGTCGGTCTCGCAGGAGAACATCAACACCGAGGTGGTCGGCCCGAGCTGGGGACAGCAGGTCTCCCAGCAGGCGCTCACCGGCCTGGTCATCTTCCTGATCCTGGTCACCGCCTACCTGGCGATCGCCTTCGAGTGGCGGATGGCGCTGGCGGCGCTGGTCGCGCTGATCCACGACCTGGTGATCACCATCGGCGTCTACGCGCTGGTCGGCTTCGAGGTCTCGCCGGGTACCGTGATCGGCTTCCTGACCATCCTCGGGTACTCGCTCTACGACACGGTCGTCGTCTTCGACACCGTGAAGGAGAACACCAAGGGGCTCGAGAAGCAGAACAAGCTCACCTACAGCGAGGCGGCCAACGCGGGCCTCAACCAGACCCTGGTGCGGTCGATCAACACCACCGTGGTCGCCCTGCTGCCGGTGGCGGCGCTGCTGTTCATCGGTGGCGGTCTGCTCGGGGCCGGCACCCTGAACGACATCTCGCTCGCGCTCTTCATCGGCCTGTCGGCCGGTGCCTACTCCTCGATCTGCGTCGCCACCCCGCTGCTCGCGCAGCTCAAGGAGCAGGCGCCGGACATGCGGGCGCTGGCCAAGCGGGTCGCGCTGCGGCGGGCCGCCGACGCCAAGGCGGCGGCCAAGGCTGCCGAGGACGGCACGGCGCTGGACGATGCGGACGACGAGTCGGCCGAGGGCCCCGAGGACAGCGTCCCGGTCGGCATGGTCGGCCAGCGCAACCAACCGGTCAGCCGCGCGCGCGGCAAGGGCCGACCGTCCGGCAAGCACTGATCGAACAAGACCCGAAGGACTCCTGTGACCTCCGCTGACACCGCCTTGACCGACCTGCTCAACAGTCGGATCAAGGACGTGCCCGACTACCCGAAGCCCGGGGTGATGTTCAAGGACATCGCCCCGCTGCTGGCCGACGCCGAGGCGTTCGGCGCGCTCACCCGGGCGCTGGCGGATCGGGCGCGGGAGCTGGGTGCGACCAAGGTGGTGGGCCTGGAGGCGCGCGGGTTCGTGCTCGCGGCCCCGGCGGCGTTCGCCGCCGGGCTCGGCTTCGTGCCGATCCGCAAGAAGGGCAAGCTGCCCGGCGAGGTGTTCGAGCAGTCCTACGACCTGGAGTACGGCTCGGCCACCCTGGAGGTGCAGTGCGACGCCTTCGCGCCCGGTGAGCGGGTGCTGGTGGTGGACGACGTGCTGGCCACCGGTGGCACCATCGCCGCCTCGCTCGACCTGGTGCAGCGCACCGGGGCGCAGCTGGTCGGCGTGGTGGTGCTGATGGAGCTGGGCTTCCTGGACGGGCGCGAGCGGCTGGCCACGCACCTGGGTGGCGCACCGCTGGAGACGCTGATCACGGTGTGAGCGGTGCTCTCGAACGAGAGCGGTGAGCTGGACCGAGAGCGGTGATCGCCATGGCGATCACCGCTCTCGGCATGTCCGGCCTGGGCGGCGAAACACCGGCGGGTCACCCTCGGTACCATGAAGGTTCATCCGGTGCGTACCGAGGAGTGTCCTTGCCCGACGAGGTAGTGCCCACGGCCGCAGCCCCCGGCGGTCAGCCGGTCGGCCACCAGCCGACGAGCGATCAGCCCGCGCCCGCCGGGGCGACCCCCTTGCGCCCGACGCCGCCCCCCTCCGGGCTGGCCCGCGCGGTGGCCCCCGCCCTGCGCCAGGCGTCCTCCTCCGGCGGCATGCGCGCCCGCCTGGCCCGCTTCGGCGGCCAGCGCTCCACGGTGCTCAACCCCGTCCTCGAACCGCTCTTCCGCACCATCAGGGCGGGTGACCCCAAGGCCGACCCGGCGCTGCTGCGCGACATCGAGCGCGCCTACGCGGTCGCCGAGCGCTGGCACCGCGGCCAGAAGCGCAAGAGCGGCGACCCGTACATCACCCACCCCCTGGCGGTTGCCACCATCCTGGCCGAGCTCGGGATGGACGCGCCGACCCTGATGGCCGGCCTGCTGCACGACACCGTCGAGGACACCGACTACGGTCTGGAGACCCTGCGCCAGGACTTCGGCGACTCGGTCGCGCTGCTGGTCGACGGCGTCACCAAGCTGGACAAGGTCAAGTTCGGCGAGGCCGCGCAAGCCGAAACGGTTCGCAAGATGGTGGTCGCGATGGCCAAGGACCCCCGGGTCCTGGTGATCAAGCTCGCCGACCGCCTGCACAACATGCGCACCATGCGCTACCTCAAGCGGGAGAAGCAGGAGAAGAAGGCCCGCGAGACGCTCGAGATCTACGCCCCGCTGGCGCACCGGCTGGGCATGAACACCATCAAGTGGGAGCTGGAGGACCTGGCCTTCGCCATCCTCTACCCCAAGATGTACGACGAGATCGTGCGCCTGGTGGCCGAGCGCGCGCCCAAGCGGGACGAGTACCTGGCCACCGTGATCGACCAGGTCCAGGGCGACCTGCGCGGGGCCCGGATCTCGGCCTCGGTGACCGGGCGGCCGAAGCACTACTACTCGGTCTACCAGAAGATGATCGTCCGAGGTCGCGACTTCGCCGAGATCTACGACCTGGTGGGCATCCGGGTCCTGGTCGACACCGTCCGCGACTGCTACGCGGCGCTCGGCACCATCCACGCGCGATGGAACCCGGTCCCCGGCCGGTTCAAGGACTACATCGCGATGCCCAAGTTCAACATGTACCAGTCGCTGCACACCACGGTGATCGGTCCTGGCGGTAAGCCGGTCGAGCTGCAGATCCGCACCTTCGACATGCACCGGCGCGCCGAGTACGGCATCGCCGCGCACTGGAAGTACAAGCAGCGCGCGGTGGCCGGCGCCTCCAAGGTGCGTACCGACACCCCCTCGCAGGTCCGCAAGGACGACAAGGCCGGCGCGGTCAACGAGATGGCCTGGCTGCGCCAGCTGCTCGACTGGCAGAAGGAGACCGAGGACCCGAGCGAGTTCCTCGAGTCGCTGCGCTTCGACCTGTCCAACAACGAGGTCTTCGTCTTCACGCCCAAGGGCGACGTGATAGCGCTGCCCGCGGCCGCCACCCCGGTGGACTTCGCCTTCGCGGTGCACACCGAGGTCGGCTTCCGCTGCATAGGGGCCCGGGTCAACGGGCGCCTGGTGCCGCTGGAGTCGACCCTGGAGAACGGCGACACGGTCGAGGTCTTCACCTCCAAGGCCGAGGGCGCCGGACCGTCCCGCGACTGGCTCGGCTTCGTCAAGTCGCCGCGCGCCCGCAACAAGATCAAGGCCTGGTTCTCCAAGGAGCGCCGCGAGGAGGCGATCGAGCAGGGCAAGGAGTCCATCGCCCGCGCGATGCGCAAGCAGGGCCTGCCGATCCAGCGGATCCTGACCGGCGACTCGCTGGTGACCCTGGCGCACGAGATGCGCTACCCGGACATCTCCTCGCTCTACGCCGCGATCGGCGAGGGCCACGTCTCGGCGCAGTCCATCGTGCAGAAGCTGGTGCAGGCGCTCGGCGGCGAGGAGGGCGCCACCGAGGAGTTCGCCGAGACCGCCACCGTGCCGACCCAGGAGGGCCGCGCCGCCCGCCGGCGCCGGGCCAAGGGCGACCCTGGGGTCATCGTCAAGGGCGTGGACGACGTCTGGGTCAAGCTGTCGCGCTGCTGCACCCCGGTGCCGGGCGACCCGATCGTCGGCTTCGTCACCCGTGGCAACGGCGTCTCCGTGCACCGGGCGGACTGCGTCAACGTGGACTCGCTGACCCAGCAGCCGGAACGGATGATCGAGGTCGAGTGGGCGCCGACCCAGTCCTCGGTCTTCCTGGTGGCCATCCAGGTCGAGGCGCTGGACCGCTCGCGGTTGCTCTCCGACGTCACCCGGGTGCTCTCCGACCAGCACGTCAACATCCTCTCGGCGGCCGTGCAGACCTCCCGGGACCGGGTGGCGATGAGCCGGTTCACCTTCGAGATGGGCGACCCCAAGCACCTGGGGCACGTGCTCAAGGCGGTCCGTGGCGTGGAGGGCGTCTACGACGTCTACCGGGTCACCTCGGCGCGCAAGTAGCGGCGCACGACGAAGGGGGCCCCGCCGTTCGGTGAACGGCGGGGCCCCCTTCGTCAGTTGGCGCCGGTCAGCCGCTGAACTCCTCCAGGCTCTTCAGCGCCTGGTCCAGCAGCGCCTGGCGGCCCGCCAGCTCGCTCTCCAGCTTCTTGACCTTGGCCTCGTTGCCGGCCGAGCGGGCCTTCTCCAGGTCGGCCTTCAGCTTGTCGACCGCACCCTGCAGCAGCCCGGTCATGCCGGCCGCGCGGGCCTTGGCCTCC
It includes:
- the secF gene encoding protein translocase subunit SecF — translated: MSRFSNLGHRLYQGEVSFDFVGRRKLWYSISAAIALAAVIGLTTVGLHLGIEFKGGSVYTIKKPGLTISQAQDSVDKIVGDSTPQVQATGDGQIRIQVSAGEKTPSNEVVQKLSSDLSVSQENINTEVVGPSWGQQVSQQALTGLVIFLILVTAYLAIAFEWRMALAALVALIHDLVITIGVYALVGFEVSPGTVIGFLTILGYSLYDTVVVFDTVKENTKGLEKQNKLTYSEAANAGLNQTLVRSINTTVVALLPVAALLFIGGGLLGAGTLNDISLALFIGLSAGAYSSICVATPLLAQLKEQAPDMRALAKRVALRRAADAKAAAKAAEDGTALDDADDESAEGPEDSVPVGMVGQRNQPVSRARGKGRPSGKH
- the pdxS gene encoding pyridoxal 5'-phosphate synthase lyase subunit PdxS — protein: MSTSTPASADQPQIGTARVKRGMAEQLKGGVIMDVVNAEQAKIAEDAGAVAVMALERVPADIRKDGGVARMSDPDMIDGIINAVSIPVMAKSRIGHFVEAQVLQALGVDYIDESEVLTPADEVNHSDKWAFTTPFVCGATNLGEALRRVAEGAAMIRSKGEAGTGNVVEAVRHMRQINADIRRLTTLDENELYVAAKNLQAPYELVKEVAQLGKLPVVLFSAGGVATPADAALMMQLGAEGVFVGSGIFKSGDPAKRAAAVVKATTFFDDPKVIADVSRGLGEAMVGINCDTLPETERYANRGW
- the pdxT gene encoding pyridoxal 5'-phosphate synthase glutaminase subunit PdxT, with the translated sequence MSSSTPVIGVLALQGDVREHLIALAEADALARPVRRAEELAEVDALVIPGGESTTMSNLALAFGLMEPLRARVAAGMPVYGSCAGMIMLAEKILDGREDQQSVGGIDMTVRRNAFGRQNESFESAIAFEGLDGEPVHGVFIRAPWVESVGAGVEVLAELPAADGAESRIVAVRQGNLLATSFHPELTGDHRVHALFARMVEQALESARV
- a CDS encoding adenine phosphoribosyltransferase; this translates as MTSADTALTDLLNSRIKDVPDYPKPGVMFKDIAPLLADAEAFGALTRALADRARELGATKVVGLEARGFVLAAPAAFAAGLGFVPIRKKGKLPGEVFEQSYDLEYGSATLEVQCDAFAPGERVLVVDDVLATGGTIAASLDLVQRTGAQLVGVVVLMELGFLDGRERLATHLGGAPLETLITV
- the secD gene encoding protein translocase subunit SecD; this encodes MAAPKSRPRDGYPGRALALILVVTVGLVALMFGTGHKTPRLGIDLAGGTSITLTASSQDKAAINQANMNTAVGIIQKRVNAFGVSEAEVQTQGSDNIIVDIPKGTNSQQAAQQVGTTAKLYFRPVLAEAPSGVTLPPASPSAKPSTSGSASPSASGSASASAGGSASPSTGASAAGSPSGSPGSASPSASKAGKALSEGLLAADPSGTPSAGASGSPSASASGSPSAAQSSLPPVPTTPPVPTSPADISAALTQGTPPPDLAQQFAALDCSDPTQRKDYQGVDPTKNTVACSYDKEAGATGSGWYKFALGPVAVNGSDVSKAAAGFDTQHASGWQVQLTFNDAGSKAFATTTGALATQQSPANQFAIVLDGKVVSHPYVSQSISGNAVISGNFSQDDANNLANVLSFGALPLSFNQSNMTTVSPQLGGDQLHAGLLAGAIGLALVVLYSLIYYRGLGLVSIAGLVVSSILTYTIMCLLGAGIGFALNLPAVCGAIVAIGITADSFIVYFERIRDEVREGAQLRPAVQRAWPRARRTILVSDFVSLLCAVVLYICSVGKVQGFAFTLGLTTVLDVVVIFLFTKPLITLLARRKFFANGHPWSGLDPKRLGARPPVRGGRRRPATSAAVKEA
- a CDS encoding YebC/PmpR family DNA-binding transcriptional regulator, encoding MSGHSKWATTKHKKAAIDAKRGKLFAKMIKNIEVAARTGGGDPAGNPTLYDAIQKAKKSSLPIDNINRAVKRGSGVEAGGADYSTIMYEGYGPNGVAVLIECLTDNRNRAASDVRVAMTRNGGSMADPGSVSYLFNRKGVVIVPKSEGVDEDKVLEVVLEAGLDVEEVNDLGDTLEVISEAADLVKVRTALVDGGLDYDSADANFVPSMQVEVDLEGARKVLKLIDALEDSDDVQNVFANFDIPDAVGEQLDAE
- the ruvA gene encoding Holliday junction branch migration protein RuvA; amino-acid sequence: MIAFVQGPVMALAPGSAVVEVGGVGLAVQCTPTTLAALRLGEPAKLATSLVVREDSLTLYGFADEDERATFEVLQAAPGVGPRLAQAMLGVHSPEALRVAVAGGDERALIKVPGIGKAKAAKLLLEYKDKLGHPHGTVVPAQQPAAGAPAPWSEQLHAALVGLGYAPREAEEAVVAVTPEAEAQQRTDVGALLKAALRSLNRTR
- the yajC gene encoding preprotein translocase subunit YajC, with the translated sequence MNLIILLLPIAAIFLMFRSQKKRQAQAQQMQSAMEPGSAVRTIGGMYALVKSVNDGSVELEIAPGVVTHFSKSAIAAVIDPQEYDEIINGRPEEDESAELADEAIEEIDSIEADSVEDAHEQESISLAKADSDKPAAK
- the ruvB gene encoding Holliday junction branch migration DNA helicase RuvB; this encodes MSPYDSDPEGRLVAAAADDADQAVEAALRPKLLEEFIGQERVREQLSLVLRAARKRGAAPDHVLLSGPPGLGKTTLSMIIAAELNAPIRITSGPAIQHAGDLAAILSSLTEGEVLFLDEIHRMSRPAEEMLYMAMEDFRVDVIVGKGPGATAIPLELPPFTLVGATTRAGLLPPPLRDRFGFTGHMEFYAPAELERVVHRSAALLDVEIDPIGAAEIAGRSRGTPRIANRLLRRVRDYAQVEHDGRITQQIAAKALAVYEVDARGLDRLDRAVLDALLRLFGGGPVGLSTLAVAVGEEAETVEEVAEPFLVREGLLARTPRGRVATAAAWQHLGLTPPAQPLGGRSALPGQQQFFAPESTPEPVPGRDAAESAED
- the ruvC gene encoding crossover junction endodeoxyribonuclease RuvC, which codes for MRVLGVDPGLTRCGVGVVDGAPGQPLRMVGVGVVRTPAEEEVPRRLLAIEQGLESWLDAHRPDIVAIERVFAQHNVRTVMGTAQASAVAMLCATRRGLPVVLHTPSEVKAAVTGSGRADKAQVTAMVTRLLRLDAPPKPADAADALALSICHIWRGSASAKLAAALAGTTSSVRPARPARKEYRA